The sequence below is a genomic window from Sardina pilchardus chromosome 9, fSarPil1.1, whole genome shotgun sequence.
GTGCAAGACTGTTTGcgaaatgtagcctaggcctactgttttttgttcaaaattgtattttgttgttttaaatattgtttaataaacacactcctactcctccttctcctcctcctcctcctcctcctcctcctcctactactactactaataataataataataataatagtaataatactgataatgataataacagaGACAGGTTAAAAGGATAATttttcgctttggacaaaggcgtctgttaaataaccataactttgataataataatgataataatcatatcattttattattattattattttaattattattgttattataaagTAAACAATTAAATgtgaaaaaaactttaaccctctctctctctctttctctctctctctctctgtcctttctaAACCCCGACCAGTAGGTGGCGGTAACGCCCAACATCGTAGGGCAGGGGAAGAGAAAAATAGGAAGTAGACGCCGATGTTGTTGTGCCCGGAGAGGGGTCCTGGCTGAGAGTGCCCGGTATCTTTTCAATATCTTATGACAATAATAAGTCATCTTTCGCTGGGGATAAGGCCTATCTGACATTCGAAAATGACGAAATTGGACGTGTTAAATTTGTATCTCAATGAACGTTTAAAAGTGGCCGCAGATGAGATATTTCAGGTAATCAAGGACACGATACTGGAATATCAGAACGAAATCGCCCTAACGAAAGAGGAAAACCGTGACTTGAAGCAGAGGCTGGCAGATGTTGGTGCCATCTCTGCCGGTATACAACGAGGTAATAAACGAAAgcaatttgtttttcaaatgTCCGACTATGTTTATATCTCAACTGCTATGTTGTCACACTGTGCAGTATGGCCTCCTGTTTCATTTTAGCATGGGTACATAACAGGCCATTCGACTGCCTCTCCAGATTTCCCTTAAGTTCTGTACTTTGACTTCCCCCTACAACTTCAACAGGCTGCTGTCGTCGCCAGCTGTAATGAGCCGACAACTAATGAATTATTGTTCAACCAAATAGTTGTTAATGTTGTAGTCCAGTGTAATAATGTTGCAACTATGGCCTAATGTGAACTGGGAGCACTGCCTTTAGTGCTgacactgttctgttctgttctgttctgttaccCCATCTCTCGCCAGTGCTCTCTGCGGAGAGACACCAGCTGAACCCCTCACCTGTCTGTGAGCGCGCACTCAGTGCAGCACCCGCCCCGGAGGACCCACAATCCCCGGAGGTCATCGAGGTCAAACATGAAGAGGGCCCGCCCGTGGCAGTCACGCCAGCAGCAGAGGAACCCCACGAGACGGACCACGTCACAACGCCTCCCCTCTTTCACGATGACCATCATGAGCAGAGCCTCCCCGACACCTTCGCAGGTTACACACCACACATGGCAGACGTCGGAGAGATGGACTCCATCCCCCCTGGCCTGCCTCGGCCAATCAAAACAGAGGACTGTTCTGAGGAATGCAGTATAATAGAGTTTAACACAGAGCTCCCGCACAGCAGCTCCATGCTCTCCGACGGCTCAGTGGAGGCCGGTGGGATGGGAGTCGGCTACATCTCCGAC
It includes:
- the LOC134092221 gene encoding zinc finger protein with KRAB and SCAN domains 2-like, whose protein sequence is MTKLDVLNLYLNERLKVAADEIFQVIKDTILEYQNEIALTKEENRDLKQRLADVGAISAGIQRVLSAERHQLNPSPVCERALSAAPAPEDPQSPEVIEVKHEEGPPVAVTPAAEEPHETDHVTTPPLFHDDHHEQSLPDTFAGYTPHMADVGEMDSIPPGLPRPIKTEDCSEECSIIEFNTELPHSSSMLSDGSVEAGGMGVGYISDSAGTVGYLPPSYAQGPSTLLGRDLSELPPQTSSMEPDHHQPQQPQQHQQHQGPFYCTLCGKCVGSARDLTIHKQVAHGKEKPYRCGVCGKCFRYSGKFKEHQRIHTGERPYRCHVCFKGFNQTAHLKVHLRTHTGEKPYSCPLCGKRFSQSSQIKGHLRTHTRHNSSHT